A single Venturia canescens isolate UGA chromosome 1, ASM1945775v1, whole genome shotgun sequence DNA region contains:
- the LOC122413397 gene encoding pancreatic triacylglycerol lipase-like: MMFLNDTIMVLMYTANMMATLPNDTDTQKGTGVEIKRQNVTTTTLSPEEEENKFDFEDEWYMWRCYRPYGCFYIGAPWSGENRPVSTFPGRPDAVDPHYMLYTRSHSEEPHELLIDEFDSIRKSPLKNTTNLYFIVHGYLDNGDKTWILRTKRELLIREDCNVVVVNWIGGAGPPYPQAVANTRLVGAMTARMAAQLIEIGGVSTSRIHAIGHSLGAHTCGYIGYHLRIQYGYTLGRITGLDPAEPHFSNTSPMVRLDPTDAEFVTAIHTDSSPFISGGLGISQPVGHIDFYPNGGRNQPGCNHGVLNSITLERGSFFRGIKRFLGCNHIRSYDYFIESINTVCPFLAVPCSSWTRFLAGDCFDCLNQYCPRFGFDAQPGNYHASVYLLTASEKPFCKGHYRVRINISKTDESVVHGGEVGMFVIRVVGKNGKTTEKMPLSANSEYYEPGTTHTFVLPGEVVGVPEAVEITWEYQTSVFNPLTWRLLHTPRTYIDSLTIDSLESGHGITVCTDETRALIANEPRTLTTDNCQHVDTNIVHTK, encoded by the exons ATGATGTTCTTAAACGATACGATAATGGTGCTCATGTACACCGCGAATATGATGGCAACTCTTCCCAATGATACCGATACTCAGAAGGGTACCGGCGTAGAGATCAAACGTCAGAATGTCACGACCACGACCTTGTCTccggaggaagaagaaaacaaGTTTGATTTCGAAGATG AATGGTACATGTGGAGATGCTACAGACCGTACGGTTGTTTCTACATCGGAGCTCCGTGGTCGGGTGAAAATCGGCCAGTTTCGACGTTCCCGGGCCGCCCGGATGCTGTGGATCCTCATTACATGCTGTACACGAGAAGTCATTCGGAAGAGCCGCACGAACTGTTGATCGACGAGTTCGACAGCATACGAAAATCGCctttaaaaaatacaacgaATTTGTACTTCATTGTTCACGGATACTTGGACAACGGTGACAAAACGTGGATTCTC AGAACGAAACGCGAGCTACTCATCAGAGAAGATTGCAACGTCGTTGTGGTCAACTGGATCGGTGGGGCTGGACCGCCATACCCACAGGCAGTCGCGAATACCAGATTAGTAGGTGCTATGACCGCAAGAATGGCCGCGCAACTAATTGAAATAGGTGGGGTCTCGACATCGAGAATCCACGCGATTGGACATAGTTTGGGGGCTCATACTTGTGGCTACATCGGCTATCATCTCCGCATCCAGTACGGCTACACCTTGGGCCGTATCACAG GACTCGATCCCGCCGAGCCACACTTCAGCAACACATCGCCAATGGTCAGACTCGATCCTACGGACGCGGAATTCGTGACTGCAATTCACACAGATTCCAGTCCGTTCATAAGCGGTGGTTTGGGTATCAGTCAACCTGTTGGGCACATCGATTTTTACCCCAATGGCGGCCGTAATCAACCCGGTTGTAACCACGGTGTCTTGAATTCGATAACTTTGGAACGCGGCAGTTTCTTTCGTG GAATAAAAAGATTCCTTGGCTGCAATCACATTCGGAGTTATGATTACTTCATCGAAAGTATCAACACGGTGTGTCCTTTTCTCGCCGTGCCATGCTCGTCCTGGACACGGTTTCTAGCCGGTGATTGCTTCGACTGCCTCAATCAGTATTGTCCCCGATTCGGATTTGATGCCCAGCCGGGAAATTACCACGCATCGGTCTACCTGCTTACTGCATCGGAAAAACCTTTTTGCa AGGGCCATTACCGAGTGAGGATAAACATTTCGAAAACAGATGAGAGTGTGGTACACGGTGGTGAAGTTGGAATGTTCGTGATCcgagttgttggaaaaaacgGTAAAACAACTGAAAAAATGCCGTTGAGCGCGAATTCCGAATATTACGAGCCTGGCACTACTCACACTTTCGTATTGCCCGGAGAAGTCGTGGGAGTACCCGAAGCGGTGGAAATCACGTGGGAGTATCAGACTTCGGTTTTCAATCCTCTGACATGGAGATTGCTCCATACACCGAGAACGTACATCGATTCATTGACTATCGACAGTCTCGAGTCTGGCCACGG AATAACCGTTTGCACGGATGAAACGAGGGCTTTGATTGCAAACGAGCCGAGAACATTGACCACGGACAACTGTCAACACGTTGATACGAATATCGTCCACACGAAGTAA